The Microbacterium maritypicum genome contains a region encoding:
- a CDS encoding DNA gyrase/topoisomerase IV subunit A, which yields MPKTPPPEPVEERIQDIDLSTEMQGSFLEYAYSVIYSRALPDARDGLKPVQRRILYQMAEMGLRPDRGHVKSARVVGEVMGKLHPHGDSAIYDALVRLAQEWALRVPLVDGHGNFGSLDDGPAAARYTEARLAAAALALTENLDEDVVDFIPNYDGQFQQPAVLPAAFPNLLVNGASGIAVGMATNMAPHNLIEVVAAATHLLEHPDATTEELMEFVPGPDFPSGGILMGLDGVKDAYTNGRGALKVRGKTSIEPLGPRRTGIIVSELPYMVGPERLLEKIRDAVQAKKLQGISDVTDLTDRNHGLRVAIGIKTGFDPNAVLEQLYRLTPLEDSFSINNVALVEGQPRTLGLKEMLSVYVGHRLEVITRRSRYRLKRREERLHLVEGLLIAILDIDEVIQVIRSSDDSEQARARLRSVFDLSELQAEYILELRLRRLTKFSRIELETERDALLAEIAALRELLGSPVLLRAAVAKELDAAAEAYGTPRRTLLMNAAPPKPRATKGAVDLQIADAPTVLVLSTTGRTVRVDLGEGQELSVPARRSKHDAILTTVETTVRAELGALTSLGRVVRFSPVDLPSVPATSVQLAAGTPLRDYLGITTKGERVVGFVRFDSETPIALGTAQGTVKRIVPSSLPVRPDLEVIGMKPGDTVVGAAEAPDDAELVFVTTDAQLLHFPASAVRPQGAPAGGMAGVKLGSGASVLFFGVVDPSADAVVATVSGGESILPGTDPGRAKVSSFAEYPAKGRATGGVRAHSFLKGEDRLTVAWVGPNPPQAVDPTGAVRKLPEAGARRDASGQPIDGVIGSIGRTLV from the coding sequence ATGCCGAAAACCCCGCCGCCCGAGCCTGTCGAGGAGCGCATCCAGGACATCGACCTCTCCACCGAGATGCAGGGCTCGTTCCTCGAGTACGCATATTCGGTGATCTACTCGCGCGCTCTGCCCGACGCGCGCGATGGTCTGAAGCCCGTGCAACGCCGCATCCTCTACCAGATGGCGGAGATGGGCCTGCGCCCCGACCGCGGGCACGTCAAGAGCGCGCGCGTCGTCGGCGAGGTGATGGGAAAGCTGCACCCCCACGGCGACTCCGCGATCTACGACGCCCTGGTGCGCCTCGCTCAAGAGTGGGCCCTGCGCGTTCCCCTGGTCGACGGGCACGGAAACTTCGGATCCCTCGACGACGGGCCCGCCGCGGCCCGCTACACCGAGGCACGGCTCGCCGCCGCTGCCCTGGCGCTCACCGAGAACCTCGACGAGGATGTCGTCGACTTCATCCCGAACTACGACGGTCAGTTCCAGCAGCCCGCCGTGCTGCCCGCGGCCTTCCCCAATCTCCTGGTCAACGGTGCGAGCGGTATCGCCGTGGGTATGGCCACCAACATGGCGCCGCACAACCTCATCGAGGTGGTCGCGGCGGCCACGCACCTGCTCGAGCACCCGGATGCGACCACCGAGGAGTTGATGGAGTTCGTTCCCGGTCCCGACTTCCCCTCTGGCGGAATCCTGATGGGACTCGACGGCGTCAAAGACGCCTACACGAACGGACGCGGGGCTCTGAAGGTCCGGGGCAAGACGTCGATCGAGCCTCTCGGTCCCCGGCGCACCGGCATCATCGTGTCGGAGCTGCCGTACATGGTCGGTCCGGAACGACTGCTCGAGAAGATCCGCGACGCGGTGCAGGCGAAGAAGCTGCAGGGCATCAGCGACGTCACCGACCTCACCGACCGCAATCACGGGCTGCGCGTCGCGATCGGCATCAAGACCGGCTTCGACCCGAACGCGGTGCTCGAACAGCTCTACCGCCTGACCCCGTTGGAAGACTCCTTCAGCATCAACAACGTCGCCCTGGTCGAGGGCCAGCCGCGCACGCTCGGCCTCAAGGAGATGCTGAGCGTCTACGTCGGCCACCGCCTCGAGGTCATCACCCGTCGCAGCCGCTACCGCCTGAAGCGTCGCGAGGAGCGTCTGCACCTCGTGGAGGGTCTGCTCATCGCGATCCTCGACATCGATGAGGTCATCCAGGTCATCCGCTCGTCCGACGACTCGGAGCAGGCCCGTGCGCGACTGCGATCGGTCTTCGACCTGAGCGAGCTCCAGGCGGAGTACATCCTCGAGCTGCGTCTGCGCCGCCTGACGAAGTTCTCCCGGATCGAGCTCGAGACCGAACGCGATGCGTTGCTGGCCGAGATCGCTGCTCTCCGCGAACTCCTCGGCAGCCCCGTGCTGCTGCGCGCCGCTGTGGCCAAGGAACTCGACGCCGCAGCCGAGGCGTACGGCACCCCCCGGCGCACGCTGCTGATGAACGCCGCTCCTCCCAAGCCCCGCGCCACCAAGGGCGCGGTCGACCTGCAGATCGCCGACGCACCGACCGTGCTGGTGCTCTCCACCACAGGTCGCACGGTCCGCGTCGACCTCGGCGAAGGCCAGGAGCTCTCCGTCCCCGCCAGGCGCAGCAAGCACGACGCGATCCTGACGACGGTCGAGACCACGGTCAGAGCCGAACTCGGAGCACTCACAAGCCTCGGCCGCGTCGTGCGCTTCTCCCCCGTCGACCTCCCGTCCGTGCCCGCCACCTCCGTGCAGCTCGCCGCCGGCACCCCGCTGCGCGACTACCTCGGCATCACGACCAAGGGTGAACGCGTGGTCGGGTTCGTGCGTTTCGACAGTGAGACGCCGATCGCACTCGGCACGGCGCAGGGCACGGTCAAGCGCATCGTTCCCTCGAGCCTGCCTGTGCGTCCCGACCTCGAGGTCATCGGCATGAAGCCGGGAGACACGGTCGTGGGAGCGGCTGAGGCCCCGGACGACGCCGAGCTGGTGTTCGTGACGACCGACGCCCAGCTGCTGCACTTCCCGGCGTCGGCGGTGCGCCCGCAGGGAGCACCGGCCGGCGGAATGGCGGGAGTCAAGCTCGGCTCGGGGGCATCCGTGCTCTTCTTCGGTGTGGTCGATCCGTCTGCGGATGCCGTCGTCGCCACGGTGTCGGGTGGAGAGAGCATCCTCCCCGGTACCGACCCCGGCCGGGCCAAGGTGTCGTCGTTCGCGGAGTACCCCGCCAAGGGCCGCGCGACCGGTGGCGTCCGCGCGCATTCCTTCTTGAAGGGCGAGGACCGGTTGACGGTCGCCTGGGTGGGTCCGAACCCTCCGCAGGCGGTCGATCCGACCGGTGCCGTGCGCAAGCTCCCCGAAGCGGGAGCACGCCGCGACGCCTCTGGTCAGCCCATCGACGGCGTCATCGGCAGCATCGGCCGCACACTCGTCTGA
- a CDS encoding DUF7455 domain-containing protein, whose product MNATTERDTSTVEFRLTAMDRCDSCGAQAYIAAEVNGSELLFCAHHGRKYEEKLRSIATSWHDETARLVETV is encoded by the coding sequence ATGAACGCAACGACCGAACGTGACACCTCCACCGTCGAGTTCCGCCTGACAGCCATGGATCGTTGTGATTCCTGCGGCGCTCAGGCGTACATCGCCGCTGAGGTCAACGGGTCCGAGCTCCTGTTCTGCGCCCACCATGGTCGCAAGTACGAAGAGAAGCTCCGCAGCATCGCCACCAGCTGGCACGACGAGACGGCCCGCCTCGTCGAGACGGTCTGA
- a CDS encoding DNA gyrase/topoisomerase IV subunit B, producing MNAEYSAHHLQVLEGLEAVRKRPGMYIGSNGSPGLMHCLWEIIDNSVDEAVAGNGTKIDIILHADGSVEVHDRGRGIPVDVEPRTGLTGVEVVYTKLHAGGKFGGGSYAASGGLHGVGASVVNALSERLDVEVDRGGKTYAMSFHRGEPGIFADSGEKRPDAPFTPFQEKSELRVIGKAPRGVTGTRVRYWADRQIFTKDAAFQLSELETRARQTAFLVPGLEIEVADKRTNRPDAPELGSEDADSPGTVTSYLYEGGISEFVDYLAVDPPITDNWRIQGEGTFKETVPVLQADGHMIATEVERVCAVDIALRWGTGYDTKVRSFVNIIATPKGGTHQQGFEQELLKVLRAQVEQNARRLKVGNDKLEKDDVLAGLTAVLTVNVPEPQFEGQTKEILGTPAVRQIVAQVIRKDLAQRFSSTKRDDKNQASQLLDKVVSEMKARVSARAHKETQRRKNALESSTLPTKLVDCRTNEVERSELFIVEGDSALGTAKNARNSEFQALLPIRGKILNVQKASVGDMLSNTECASIIQVIGAGSGRTFDIDAARYGKIILMSDADVDGAHIRTLLLTLFFRYMRPLIEHGRVFAAVPPLHRIIVMNPGSKPNETIYTYSEQEMHTLLAKLRKAGKRWHEPIQRYKGLGEMDAEQLANTTMDRSGRLLRRVRMEDAEAAGRVFELLMGNEVAPRREFIIDSSDRLSRESIDA from the coding sequence GTGAATGCCGAGTACTCCGCCCATCATCTCCAGGTGCTTGAAGGCCTCGAGGCCGTCCGCAAGCGCCCAGGGATGTACATCGGGTCCAACGGCTCGCCCGGGCTCATGCACTGCCTCTGGGAGATCATCGACAACTCCGTCGACGAGGCGGTCGCCGGCAACGGCACGAAGATCGACATCATCCTGCATGCCGACGGCAGCGTCGAGGTGCACGACCGTGGGCGCGGCATCCCGGTCGATGTGGAACCGCGCACCGGGTTGACCGGTGTCGAGGTGGTCTACACGAAGCTGCACGCCGGCGGCAAGTTCGGTGGGGGATCCTACGCGGCATCCGGTGGTCTGCACGGCGTGGGCGCTTCCGTGGTGAACGCGCTCTCCGAGCGCCTCGACGTCGAGGTCGACCGCGGAGGCAAGACCTATGCGATGTCGTTCCATCGCGGCGAGCCCGGCATCTTCGCGGACTCGGGGGAGAAGCGCCCGGACGCTCCTTTCACACCGTTCCAGGAGAAGAGCGAACTGCGGGTGATCGGCAAGGCGCCCCGCGGCGTGACCGGCACCCGGGTGCGCTACTGGGCCGATCGGCAGATCTTCACCAAGGATGCGGCCTTCCAGCTGTCCGAGCTGGAGACCCGCGCCCGTCAGACCGCCTTCCTGGTGCCGGGGCTCGAGATCGAGGTCGCCGACAAGCGCACGAATCGTCCGGACGCCCCGGAGCTCGGTTCCGAGGACGCGGATTCCCCCGGGACTGTGACCTCCTACCTCTATGAAGGCGGTATCTCGGAGTTCGTCGACTACCTCGCCGTCGACCCGCCGATCACCGACAACTGGCGCATCCAGGGCGAGGGAACGTTCAAGGAGACGGTTCCGGTCCTGCAGGCCGACGGACACATGATCGCCACCGAGGTGGAGCGTGTGTGCGCCGTCGACATCGCACTCCGGTGGGGCACGGGTTACGACACCAAGGTGCGCTCCTTCGTCAACATCATCGCGACGCCCAAGGGCGGAACCCATCAGCAGGGCTTCGAGCAGGAGCTCCTCAAGGTGCTCCGCGCACAGGTCGAGCAGAACGCCCGCCGTCTCAAGGTCGGCAACGACAAGCTCGAGAAGGACGACGTCCTCGCCGGATTGACGGCCGTGCTCACGGTCAACGTGCCCGAACCGCAGTTCGAGGGGCAGACCAAGGAGATCCTCGGCACCCCTGCGGTCCGGCAGATCGTGGCTCAGGTGATCCGCAAGGACCTGGCACAGCGCTTCAGCTCCACCAAGCGCGACGACAAGAACCAGGCGTCCCAGCTGCTGGACAAGGTCGTCTCCGAGATGAAGGCACGCGTCTCGGCGCGTGCGCACAAGGAGACCCAGCGTCGGAAGAACGCACTGGAGTCGTCGACTCTTCCGACGAAGCTCGTCGACTGCCGCACCAACGAGGTCGAGCGCAGCGAGCTCTTCATCGTCGAGGGCGACTCAGCGCTCGGCACCGCCAAGAATGCGCGCAACAGCGAGTTCCAGGCCCTGCTGCCGATTCGAGGGAAGATCCTCAACGTGCAGAAGGCCTCCGTGGGCGACATGCTCTCGAACACCGAGTGCGCATCGATCATCCAGGTCATCGGGGCCGGCTCAGGGCGGACCTTCGACATCGACGCGGCGCGCTACGGCAAGATCATCCTGATGAGCGATGCCGACGTCGACGGTGCCCACATCCGCACCCTGCTGCTCACCCTGTTCTTCCGCTACATGCGACCGCTGATCGAGCACGGCCGCGTGTTCGCCGCCGTACCGCCGTTGCATCGAATCATCGTGATGAACCCCGGATCGAAGCCGAACGAGACGATCTACACCTACAGCGAGCAGGAGATGCACACGCTGCTGGCGAAGCTTCGCAAGGCGGGCAAGCGCTGGCACGAGCCGATCCAGCGCTACAAGGGTCTCGGCGAGATGGACGCCGAGCAGCTGGCGAACACCACCATGGACCGCTCCGGTCGTCTTCTGCGTCGTGTGCGCATGGAGGATGCGGAGGCCGCGGGGCGCGTGTTCGAGCTCCTGATGGGCAACGAGGTCGCTCCGCGTCGCGAGTTCATCATCGACTCTTCCGACCGGCTGTCGCGCGAGTCGATCGACGCGTGA